In one Cercospora beticola chromosome 1, complete sequence genomic region, the following are encoded:
- a CDS encoding uncharacterized protein (CAZy:GT90), whose amino-acid sequence MSSPLRTCRGTLLATTIAAAIIFFFFRQSRSYSSAQIPPISYSDTTSTSGWKFIADRDRNDHSLTLAQCDQAFPDLYKEIDRSRAYWQDRLGPDGKLTEENYGLKWSGDGGLRAMIYEGQLYIIESRGLNHFLHWKERSHATLHNIHRAIVSSRENIPNIEFSIKINDIIDLTEDFPNTTVWNFNRNIHDKAMEQVWLIPDFNFWAYPRVAGAYGDFQRQAIDFYNDYSKKIPKLVWRGTTDFNPQIRVALIEQSKDKSWSDVHRVAEDVNDEEAEKWRIAMPDHCKYKFAVHTEGTTWSGRLKYLLSCHSTIIIHPLTYTTHLYHLLEADGPNQNYVRCESDWKDLPQAMDSLLADNKKAKRIADNAAAKFRDRYFTPAAQTCYFRHLFKVWSEMTHEPKPYMVKHLPDGTTEKVWRGMTYEEYLFHDKGYQEREFD is encoded by the exons ATGTCTTCCCCACTTCGAACCTGCAGAGGCACGCTCCTGGCCACGACGATAGCGGCTGCCattattttcttcttcttccggcAGTCGCGCTCCTACAGTTCAGCTCAGATTCCGCCCATATCCTACTCCGACACAACTTCAACCAGCGGGTGGAAATTCATCGCCGATCGCGATCGCAACGACCACTCCCTTACACTCGCTCAGTGCGACCAGGCCTTTCCCGACTTATACAAGGAGATTGACCGATCGCGTGCCTATTGGCAGGACCGCCTGGGTCCAGATGGGAAGTTGACAGAGGAGAATTATGGCTTGAAGTGGAGTGGTGATGGAGGCCTGCGGGCCATGATCTACGAGGGCCAACTGTACATCATCGAGTCGCGAGGCCTGAACCACTTCTTGCACTGGAAGGAGAGATCACATGCTACATTACACAACATACACCGAGCCATTGTTAGCTCGCGGGAGAACATTCCCAACATCGAATTCAGCATCAAGATTAACGACATTATTGACTTGACTGAGGACTTTCCCAACACGACAGTGTGGAATTTCAATCGAAATATCCATGACAAGGCGATGGAGCAAGTCTGGCTCATCCCCGACTTCAACTTCTGGGCGTATCCACGTGTAGCTGGTGCATACGGAGATTTCCAACGCCAGGCAATCGACTTCTACAACGACTACAGCAAAAAGATTCCGAAATTGGTCTGGAGAGGCACGACGGATTTCAATCCGCAGATCAGAGTGGCTTTGATTGAGCAGAGCAAGGACAAGAGTTGGTCTGATGTACACAGAGTGGCCGAAGATGTAAACGACGAGGAGGCAGAGAAGTGGAGGATAGCCATGCCCGACCACTGCAAATATAAATTCGCCGTGCACACGGAAGGCACAACGTGGTCCGGCCGACTGAAGTACCTGCTGAGCTGCCACTCGACCATCATTATCCACCCTCTGACCTATACAACACATCTGTACCATCTGCTCGAGGCAGACGGACCCAATCAGAACTACGTGCGATGTGAAAGTGATTGGAAGGATCTGCCTCAGGCCATGGACTCTCTGCTGGCAGACAACAAAAAGGCAAAGCGGATCGCAGACAATGCAGCTGCGAAGTTCCGCGATCGATACTTCACGCCAGCAGCACAAACCTGCTACTTCAGGCATTTGTTCAAGGTCTGGTCAGAAATGACCCATGAGCCAAAGCCTTATATGGTGAAGCACCTTCCCGACGGCACGACTGAGAAGGTCTGGCGTGGCATGACCTACGAAGAATATTT ATTCCACGACAAAGGATACCAAGAACGAGAATTCGACTGA
- the ATP1 gene encoding Alpha subunit of the F1 sector of mitochondrial F1F0 ATP synthase: protein MFRTALRSSARAAGAISASSRFAAQRTTPAVATAFARGYAAESKAQPTEVSSILEQRIRGVQEESGLAETGRVLTVGDGIARVYGLNNVQAEELVEFASGVKGMAMNLEAGQVGVVLFGTDRLVKEGETVKRTGEIVDVPVGPELLGRVVDALGNPIDGKGPIKTKDRRRAQMKAPGILPRKSVNQPVQTGLKSVDAMVPIGRGQRELIIGDRQTGKTAVALDAMLNQKRWNVGNDETKKLYCIYVAVGQKRSTVAQLVQTLEEQDAMKYCIIVAATASEAAPLQFIAPFSACSMGEWFRDNGKHAVIIYDDLSKQAVAYRQMSLLLRRPPGREAYPGDVFYLHSRLLERAAKMNKHFGEGSLTALPVIETQGGDVSAYIPTNVISITDGQIFLESELFYKGIRPAINVGLSVSRVGSAAQLKAMKQVAGSLKLFLAQYREVAAFAQFGSDLDAATKQTLQRGERLTELLKQKQYTPMAVNEMVPLIFAGVNGYLDNVPVNKILKFESDFLNHLKTNESGLLESIDKEGALSKDLEGKLKDVVTSFLKSFS from the exons ATGTTCAGAACCGCGCTCCGGTCGAGCGCTCGCGCGGCCGGTGCCATttccgccagcagcagattTGCAGCG CAACGAACAACCCCAGCCGTCGCCACTGCTTTCGCTCGCGGATATGCCGCAGAATCAAAGGCACAGCCCACCGAGGTGTCCTCCATCCTGGAACAGAGAATCCGTGGCGTGCAAGAGGAGTCTGGTCTCGCCGAGACTGGCCGAGTCCTCACTGTTGG TGACGGTATCGCCCGTGTCTACGGCTTGAACAATGTCCAGGCTGAGGAGCTGGTCGA GTTCGCCTCTGGTGTCAAGGGCATGGCCATGAACCTCGAAGCCGGACAGGTCGGTGTCGTGCTCTTCGGTACCGACAGATTGGTCAAGGAAGGCGAGACTGTCAAGCGTACTGGAGAGATTGTCGACGTCCCAGTCGGTCCTGAGCTTCTCGGCCGCGTGGTCGACGCTCTCGGTAACCCAATCGATGGCAAGGGCCCAATCAAGACCAAGGACCGCCGCCGTGCTCAGATGAAGGCTCCTGGTATCCTTCCTCGCAAGTCTGTCAACCAGCCAGTGCAGACTGGTCTCAAGTCTGTCGACGCCATGGTGCCAATCGGCCGTGGTCAGCGTGAGTTGATCATCGGTGACCGTCAGACCGGAAAAACTGCCGTCGCCCTCGACGCCATGTTGAACCAGAAGCGCTGGAACGTTGGTAACGACGAGACCAAGAAGCTCTACTGTATCTACGTCGCCGTCGGTCAGAAGCGATCCACCGTCGCTCAACTCGTCCAGACTCTTGAAGAGCAGGACGCCATGAAGTACTGTATCATCGTGGCTGCCACCGCCTCCGAGGCCGCCCCGTTGCAGTTCATCGCACCTTTCTCTGCCTGCTCCATGGGTGAATGGTTCAGAGATAACG GCAAGCACGCCGTCATCATCTACGACGATCTTTC CAAGCAAGCCGTCGCCTACCGTCAAATGTCTCTGCTTCTCCGTCGTCCACCAGGACGTGAGGCCTACCCTGGCGA CGTTTTCTACCTCCACTCCCGTCTTCTCGAGCGTGCCGCCAAGATGAACAAGCACTTCGGCGAGGGTTCGCTCACTGCCCTTCCAGTGATTGAGACCCAGGGTGGTGATGTGTCCGCTTACATTCCAACCAACGTCATTTCCATCACTGATGGCCAGATCTTCTTGGAGTCCGA ACTTTTCTACAAGGGTATCCGTCCAGCCATCAACGTCGGTCTTTCTGTCTCCCGTGTCGGTTCCGCTGCTCAGCTCAAGGCCATGAAGCAAGTCGCTGGTTCCCTGAAGCTCTTCTTGGCCCAATACCGTGAAGTCGCTGCTTTCGCTCAATTCGGTTCCGATCTCGATGCCGCCACCAAGCAGACCCTGCAGCGTGGTGAGCGTCTCACCGAGCtgctcaagcagaagcagtACACACCTATGGCCGTCAACGAGATGGTTCCTTTGATCTTCGCTGGTGTCAACGGTTACCTCGACAACGTTCCCGTCAACAAGATCCTGAAGTTCGAGTCTGACTTCTTGAACCACCTCAAGACCAACGAGAGCGGTCTTTTGGAGTCGATTGACAAGGAGGGTGCATTGAGCAAGGATCTCGAGGGCAAGCTCAAGGACGTTGTGACGAGCTTCCTCAAGAGCTTCTCGTAA
- a CDS encoding uncharacterized protein (BUSCO:EOG092640BS), protein MDGFKDHGLDEDNFGSSGALAAVKAFDAFPKTKPSYQERTSTGGIWTVTLIAASILLAWSELTRWWKGETAHLFAVEQGVGHDLQINLDVVVRMHCDDLHVNVQDASGDRILAGTIFQKDPTMWAQWSGNRKAHALGSTKEERLDLTGYPGFAEYREEDVHDYVGNVRRGKKFSKTPRLPRGIEGDSCRIFGSMHGNKVQGDFHITARGHGYMEFGQHLDHSAFNFSHRFNEMSFGPYYPSLTNPLDNTFATTEEHFYKYQYYLSVVPTIYTTDPKALRKIDKYHESPTSGEDGLNQHSRRSTRNTVFTNQYAVTDQSHPVPETAVPGVFVKFTIEPIQLTIAETWSSLPALFIRIVNVVSGLLVAGGWCFQISEWAKEVYGRKNRRVDSFGMLNGNHHNEKHAL, encoded by the exons ATGGATGGATTCAAGGATCACGGACTCGACGAGGACAActttggcagcagcggcgctcTTGCGGCTGTCAAAGCGTTCGATGCCTTCCCGAAGACGAAACCCTCATATCAGGAGCGAACATCGACAGGCGGCATATGGACAGTCACACTGATTGCAGCATCGATTTTGCTTGCATGGAGTGAACTCACTCGGTGGTGGAAGGGGGAGACTGCTCACCTCTTCGCCGTGGAGCAGGGCGTGGGTCACGACTTGCAGATCAACTTGGACGTGGTGGTGAGGATGCATTGTGATGATCTGCACGTCAATGTGCAAGATGCATCCGGCGACCGTATTCTTGCAGGAACGATATTCCAGAAAGACCCAACCATGTGGGCTCAGTGGTCAGGCAATCGGAAGGCTCACGCCCTGGGATCGACGAAGGAGGAGCGACTCGACTTGACGGGCTATCCAGGCTTTGCTGAATACCGGGAAGAAGATGTTCACGATTATGTTGGGAATGTGCGAAGGGGCAAAAAGTTCTCAAAGACACCTAGACTTCCCAGAGGGATAGAGGGGGACAGCTGCCGGATATTTGGCAGTATGCATGGCAACAAGGTGCAAGGCGATTTCCACATCACGGCTAGAGGTCATGGATACATGGAGTTTGGTCAGCATTTAGACCACAGTG CCTTCAACTTCAGCCATCGCTTCAACGAAATGTCCTTCGGACCCTACTACCCCTCGTTGACGAACCCACTCGACAACACCTTCGCCACCACCGAGGAGCACTTCTACAAATACCAGTACTACCTATCGGTCGTGCCAACGATATACACCACAGATCCGAAAGCACTGCGGAAGATTGACAAATACCACGAATCTCCAACTTCAGGAGAGGATGGCCTCAATCAGCACTCGAGGAGAAGTACCAGGAACACGGTATTCACAAACCAATACGCAGTCACGGACCAATCACATCCTGTGCCAGAGACCGCGGTACCGGGCGTCTTTGTCAAGTTCACCATTGAGCCAATACAGCTTACCATTGCGGAGACTTGGAGCTCTTTGCCCGCTCTCTTCATCCGAATCGTGAACGTGGTGTCGGGGCTTTTGGTAGCGGGCGGGTGGTGCTTCCAGATTAGCGAGTGGGCGAAGGAAGTATACGGACGCAAGAACAGGCGTGTCGACAGCTTTGGCATGCTGAATGGTAATCACCATAATGAGAAACATGCATTGTAG
- a CDS encoding uncharacterized protein (BUSCO:EOG09265313): MAQAPSIDVLLNLVPERPQVVQDKLQAHPELASKQDHHGYSLVHASASYGHADLLKALIKDFGVDPNIKDEDGETALFSVEEVAMAKELLELGTDRALRNNDGQTAAEKLADDDEQPEVAAYLRELSSGPEAQDSNAQPHSVQNGAEALRPPPLPEGLQLNIGTMVPEEEAADPEFRRRIEELASRDDFDTEEAQRELREIIADALSGTATDPQAPPASRRRIG, encoded by the coding sequence ATGGCACAGGCCCCATCGATTGACGTGCTGCTAAATCTGGTGCCAGAACGACCCCAAGTAGTTCAGGACAAGCTGCAGGCCCATCCGGAATTGGCTTCCAAACAAGACCATCATGGCTACAGCCTGGTGCACGCATCTGCGTCATACGGGCATGCTGATTTGCTCAAAGCCTTGATCAAAGACTTCGGCGTTGATCCGAATATCAAGGATGAGGATGGGGAGACGGCCTTGTTCAGCGTGGAGGAAGTGGCAATGGCGAAAGAACTTCTTGAACTTGGCACCGACCGAGCCCTACGCAATAACGACGGGCAAActgctgccgagaagctggcagacgacgacgagcaacCTGAGGTGGCTGCTTATTTGCGAGAGCTCTCAAGCGGGCCTGAAGCACAAGACAGCAATGCTCAACCACATTCTGTGCAAAATGGAGCCGAGGCCCTGCGTCCGCCTCCCTTGCCCGAAGGTCTACAATTGAACATCGGCACCATGGTgcctgaagaagaagccgccgaCCCAGAGTTCAGACGACGCATCGAGGAACTAGCCTCTCGAGACGATTTTGACACAGAGGAAGCTCAACGTGAGCTGCGTGAAATTATCGCTGATGCTCTTTCTGGCACTGCCACGGACCCTCAAGCACCGCCCGCATCAAGACGACGCATAGGTTGA
- a CDS encoding uncharacterized protein (BUSCO:EOG09260J53~CAZy:GT39) encodes MSQQQQLRQRGAKDAKRPLTPSKDPATVLNGKVEESWDSLKGKANEVKNNDWDHGIAFTIITILGFLTRFWGISHPDQVVFDEVHFGKFASYYLQRTYFFDVHPPFGKLLFAFAGWLVGYDGSFLFENIGDSYIDNHVPYVAYRAMPALMGALTVSVTYLIMWESGYSLPACILAASLVLFDNAHVGQTRLILLDATLVLFMALSVLCYIRFYKLRHVPFSRKWWKWLLLSGVCMSCVISTKYVGAFTFFSIGVPVLIDLWDLLDINRKRGALTLPEFGKHFTARVIGLAVVPFLMYLFWFQVHFAILSRSGPGDDFMTPEFQETLSDNLMAQKAIGIDFFDAISMRHKDTKVYLHSHTDRYPLRYEDGRVSSQGQQVTGYPHNDTNNLWQIIPAKQLEGLGHHVKNNDIVRFRHVVTDTWLLTHDVASPYFPTNQEFTTVPVDQANGDRFNDTLFEIKIDNGKAGQEFKTLSSQFKLIHVPTKVAMWTHTTPLPDWAYKQAEINGNKNALQTSNTWYVEDIQGIPADSPRLVREVRKPKSMPFMKKYLELQRAMFYHNNALTSSHPYASQPIQWPFLLRGVSFWTENATKRQIYFMGNPIGWWFASALLAVFAGIIFADQMSVRRGVDALDRRTRSRLYNSTGFFFLLWAAHYLPFFIMGRQLFLHHYLPAHLASCLVAGAIVEFIFNIEPQEIQNIGSGNPIVDGKKGSKAQAAQRSKPIRERIAGQTLLATWAASGIVVAVLIWSFWFFSPLTYGKPGLEVPQVLARKWLNYDFHFAK; translated from the exons ATGtctcaacaacagcagctccGCCAGCGCGGAGCCAAGGACGCCAAACGACCACTCACGCCGAGCAAGGATCCAGCTACCGTGCTGAACGGCAAAGTTGAAGAGTCATGGGACAGCCTCAAGGGCAAGGCCAACGAAGTGAAGAACAACGATTGGGATCATGGTATTGCATTCACGATCATCACGATCCTTGGGTTCCTCACCAGGTTCTGGGGCATTAGCCATCCAGATCAAGTGGTCTTCGATGAAGTTCACTTTGGCAAG TTCGCCAGCTACTACCTCCAACGAACCTACTTCTTCGATGTCCACCCGCCCTTCGGCAAGCTGCTGTTCGCATTCGCAGGCTGGCTCGTTGGCTACGATGGCAGCTTCCTCTTTGAAAACATTGGCGATTCGTACATCGACAACCATGTTCCATACGTCGCATACCGAGCAATGCCGGCATTGATGGGAGCACTTACGGTGTCTGTAACATACTTGATCATGTGGGAATCTGGATACAGCCTTCCTGCTTGCATACTGGCTGCTTCGCTCGTGCTATTCGACAATGCACACGTGGGACAGACGAGGCTCATCTTGCTGGATGCCACGCTTGTGCTGTTCATGGCATTGAGTGTGCTTTGCTACATCCGCTTCTACAAGTTGCGCCATGTGCCATTCAGCAGGAAGTGGTGGAAGTGGCTATTGTTGAGCGGTGTCTGCATGAGTTGTGTGATCAGCACCAAGTACGTCGGAGCTTTCACTTTCTTCTCGATCGGTGTGCCGGTCCTGATCGACCTCTGGGATCTGCTGGACATCAACCGCAAGAGGGGTGCGTTGACTCTGCCTGAGTTTGGCAAGCACTTCACAGCGCGTGTCATTGGTCTGGCTGTGGTGCCATTTCTCATGTACTTGTTCTGGTTCCAGGTCCACTTTGCCATCCTCTCACGTTCTGGCCCAGGCGATGATTTCATGACACCCGAATTCCAGGAGACTCTTTCGGACAACCTGATGGCACAGAAGGCCATTGGCATCGACTTTTTCGATGCCATTTCCATGCGTCACAAGGACACGAAGGTATATCTTCACTCGCACACCGATCGCTACCCGCTGCGATACGAGGACGGCCGTGTCTCATCGCAAGGTCAGCAGGTCACTGGCTACCCTCACAACGATACCAACAACCTCTGGCAAATCATTCCAGCCAAGCAGTTGGAAGGCCTCGGGCACCACGTCAAGAACAACGATATTGTGCGTTTCAGACACGTTGTCACAGACACTTGGCTGTTGACGCATGATGTTGCCTCCCCTTACTTCCCGACCAACCAAGAATTCACCACTGTGCCAGTTGACCAGGCCAATGGTGATCGTTTCAATGACACTTTGTTTGAAATCAAGATCGACAATGGCAAGGCTGGCCAGGAATTTAAAACGCTATCCTCGCAATTCAAGCTTATCCACGTTCCCACCAAGGTGGCCATGTGGACTCATACGACGCCCCTTCCGGATTGGGCTTACAAGCAAGCTGAGATCAATGGTAACAAGAATGCGCTCCAAACATCAAATACGTGGTATGTCGAGGACATTCAGGGAATTCCCGCCGACTCGCCTCGTTTGGTGAGAGAGGTCAGGAAGCCTAAGAGCATGCCATTCATGAAGAAGTATCTGGAGCTGCAGCGTGCCATGTTCTACCATAATAACGCGCTCACGTCGTCCCACCCGTACGCATCACAACCCATCCAATGGCCGTTCCTGCTCCGCGGAGTCAGCTTTTGGACTGAAAATGCCACGAAACGACAGATTTACTTCATGGGCAACCCGATTGGCTGGTGGTTCGCATCTGCACTTCTGGCTGTGTTTGCCGGTATCATCTTCGCGGATCAAATGTCTGTCCGCCGTGGCGTGGATGCACTTGACAGAC GAACACGGTCTCGGCTGTACAACAGCACAggattcttctttctcttgtgGGCCGCTCACTATCTTCCATTCTTCATTATGGGTCGTCAGCTGTTCCTCCATCACTACTTGCCAGCCCACCTGGCGTCGTGTCTTGTGGCCGGCGCTATTGTTGAATTCATCTTCAACATCGAGCCCCAAGAGATCCAGAATATTGGTTCGGGCAACCCTATTGTGGATGGCAAGAAGGGTAGCAAAGCGCAAGCAGCACAACGAAGCAAGCCAATTCGTGAGCGGATTGCTGGTCAGACTCTCCTGGCTACCTGGGCAGCAAGTGGCATTGTCGTTGCGGTGCTCATCTGGAGTTTCTGGTTCTTCAGTCCGTTGACTTACGGCAAGCCTGGGTTGGAGGTCCCACAAGTGCTTGCGAGGAAGTGGCTCAACTACGATTTCCACTTTGCCAAATAG
- the TIM9 gene encoding protein transporter tim9 (BUSCO:EOG09265L8N) has translation MDSLNAAEQRELQTRIERKQMKDFMNMYSNLVQRCFNDCVSDFTSKSLSSKEEGCVMRCVDKFLKSSERLGERFQEQNAQMQQQGSMGLGR, from the exons ATGGATAG TCTCAATGCGGCAGAGCAGCGCGAGCTGCAGACTCGCATCGAACGCAAGCAGATGAAGGACTTTATGAAC ATGTACTCGAACCTCGTCCAGCGATGCTTCAACGACTGCGTCAGCGATTTCACATCCAAGAGCCTGTCGAGTAAGGAGGAGGGATGCGTGATGCGATGTGTCGACAAGTTCCTGAAGAGCTCCGAGCGGTTGGGCGAGCGCTTTCAAGAGCAGAATGCGCAGATGCAGCAACAGGGAAGCATGGGCCTGGGAAGATGA